In Streptomyces sp. NBC_01439, the following are encoded in one genomic region:
- a CDS encoding PaaX family transcriptional regulator C-terminal domain-containing protein has product MSGIPTRMVVHALVREDGTVAGEELYEVAALLGMTDQQVRLCVKRLVTEGRFTLEGRGRRAVLRLAGAEPGAGLPLVPEVEFVRHAYRQDRGLEPWDGLWHAFAFAVPESARAARDSLRDALTGLGAAPVQGGLYVTPNAIGPYVRAHAAELGLAEALTCLSTRDLAVGGTSDPRALAERLWPLPEIAARYGELRALAEQPALPGRPAGLAHAVTLAAAFSAAMLPDPLLPPELLPQPWLGTTARAAAAEAWAALGAAAATGPRLFRLYGEALT; this is encoded by the coding sequence ATGAGCGGGATCCCCACGCGGATGGTGGTGCACGCCCTGGTCCGGGAGGACGGGACGGTTGCGGGCGAGGAGCTGTACGAGGTCGCAGCCCTGCTCGGGATGACCGACCAGCAGGTGCGGCTGTGCGTGAAGCGGCTGGTCACCGAGGGCCGGTTCACGCTCGAGGGCCGCGGCCGGCGGGCCGTGCTGCGCCTGGCGGGAGCGGAGCCGGGGGCCGGGCTGCCGCTCGTACCGGAGGTGGAGTTCGTCCGGCACGCCTACCGGCAGGACCGGGGTCTGGAGCCGTGGGACGGACTCTGGCACGCCTTCGCCTTCGCCGTACCGGAATCCGCGCGGGCCGCCCGGGACTCCCTGCGGGACGCACTGACCGGGCTGGGGGCGGCGCCGGTCCAGGGCGGCCTGTACGTCACGCCGAATGCGATCGGGCCGTACGTACGGGCGCACGCGGCGGAGCTGGGCCTCGCGGAAGCGCTGACCTGCCTGAGCACGCGGGACCTGGCGGTGGGCGGCACCTCGGACCCGCGGGCCCTGGCGGAGCGGCTGTGGCCGCTGCCGGAGATAGCGGCGCGGTACGGGGAGCTCCGCGCGCTCGCGGAGCAGCCGGCCCTGCCCGGCCGGCCCGCCGGGCTGGCGCACGCCGTGACGCTGGCCGCCGCCTTCTCCGCCGCGATGCTCCCCGATCCGCTGCTCCCCCCGGAGCTGCTGCCGCAGCCGTGGCTGGGGACGACGGCCCGGGCGGCGGCGGCGGAGGCCTGGGCTGCGCTGGGGGCCGCCGCCGCCACCGGACCCCGATTGTTCCGCCTGTACGGCGAGGCCCTGACCTGA
- a CDS encoding chloride channel protein, giving the protein MPQSRPRSQPPPGGTQPQEADVLRQTLRSPGYLKLLFFCALISIPVSLASFWFLAALHKMEHLMWTDFPEALGWDAPPWWWPLPLLLVAGVVVGLVVPHMRGNGGHLPAGGLHTGGASAGALPGVIIAAVASLPLGAVLGPEAPLIALGGGLALLFRNLAQAPVTPQGTALVGAAGAAAAIATIFGNPLIAAVLLIEVAGVGGPQLFTVMLPSLLSAGVGDLVFTGLGRWTGLPIGSLKLELGVPVPHLDVPDVLWAVLIAAALALALHPVLTGARVIAAYVLERPLLRTVQCALAAAACASLYALITGLTPADVTGSGQALIGRLAADPHAWGVGALIGILLFKGVGYAICLGSLRGGPVFPALCLGAVAGVLLGPLPGLGIVPAMGAGMAATAASALRLPVSSVVMVVLMLGGTAMIPVVIIASVVAFVVTELLPVGPPIPELPAVPAKRAAPAEPAAT; this is encoded by the coding sequence ATGCCGCAGTCGCGCCCTCGATCGCAGCCGCCCCCCGGCGGAACGCAGCCGCAGGAGGCCGACGTCCTGAGGCAGACCCTCCGCAGCCCCGGATACCTCAAGCTGCTGTTCTTCTGCGCCCTCATCAGCATCCCCGTGTCCCTCGCGTCGTTCTGGTTCCTCGCCGCGCTGCACAAGATGGAACACCTGATGTGGACGGACTTCCCCGAGGCCCTGGGCTGGGACGCTCCGCCCTGGTGGTGGCCGCTGCCCCTGCTGCTCGTCGCCGGTGTCGTGGTCGGCCTGGTCGTCCCGCACATGCGCGGCAACGGCGGTCACCTCCCCGCGGGCGGCCTGCACACCGGTGGGGCCTCGGCCGGCGCCCTGCCCGGCGTCATCATCGCGGCGGTCGCAAGTCTGCCGCTCGGCGCGGTCCTGGGTCCGGAGGCCCCCCTGATCGCCCTCGGCGGCGGGTTGGCCCTGCTCTTCCGCAACCTCGCGCAGGCACCGGTGACCCCGCAGGGCACCGCGCTCGTGGGCGCCGCGGGAGCCGCGGCGGCGATCGCCACCATCTTTGGGAATCCGCTGATCGCCGCGGTGCTGCTGATCGAGGTGGCGGGCGTGGGCGGGCCGCAACTGTTCACCGTGATGCTGCCGTCCCTGCTGTCCGCCGGAGTCGGGGACCTGGTCTTCACGGGCCTCGGACGCTGGACCGGACTGCCGATCGGGAGCCTGAAGCTCGAACTGGGCGTACCCGTGCCCCACCTGGACGTGCCGGACGTGCTCTGGGCGGTGCTCATCGCCGCGGCCCTGGCCCTCGCCCTGCACCCCGTACTGACCGGCGCCCGCGTGATCGCCGCGTACGTCCTCGAACGCCCCCTCCTACGGACCGTCCAGTGCGCGCTGGCCGCCGCCGCCTGCGCCAGCCTCTACGCGCTCATCACCGGCCTCACGCCCGCCGATGTCACCGGGTCGGGCCAGGCACTGATCGGCAGGCTGGCCGCCGACCCGCACGCCTGGGGCGTGGGTGCGCTGATCGGCATCCTCCTCTTCAAGGGCGTCGGCTACGCCATCTGCCTCGGCAGCCTGCGTGGCGGACCGGTCTTCCCGGCCCTGTGTCTGGGCGCCGTGGCGGGCGTCCTGCTCGGGCCGCTGCCCGGTCTCGGCATCGTGCCCGCCATGGGGGCGGGCATGGCGGCGACCGCCGCCAGCGCGCTGCGGCTGCCGGTGAGCAGCGTGGTGATGGTGGTCCTGATGCTCGGCGGCACCGCGATGATCCCCGTCGTGATCATCGCGTCCGTGGTCGCCTTCGTGGTCACCGAGCTGCTGCCCGTGGGGCCCCCGATCCCCGAGCTGCCCGCCGTACCCGCGAAGCGTGCCGCACCCGCCGAGCCCGCAGCGACGTAA
- a CDS encoding aspartate aminotransferase family protein, with translation MNAEADALAAVKDADRKHVFHSWSAQELIDPLAVAGAEGSYFWDYQGNRFLDFSSALVYTNIGYQHPKVTAAVQEQAAKLCTVAPGFAVDVRSEAARLIAERTPGDLDKIFFTNAGAEAVENAVRMARLHTGRPKLLSAYRSYHGATSTAINLTGDARRFGNDSATAGVVHFWGPFAYRSPFYAATGAEECERALRHLEDTIVFEGPQSIAAIILETVGGAPGVLVHPDGYLAGVRALCDRFGIVFVLDEIMVGFGRTGKWFASEHWDVTPDLICFAKGVTSGYLPLGGVAISAAIAETFARRPYPGGLTYSGHVLACAAAVATIGVMEEEGIVEQSARTGAELLGPGLRALAERHPSVGEVRGLGTFWALELVRSKETREPLVPYNASGADNAPMAEFGAACKKGGLWPLIAGNRIHIAPPCNISPQDVAKGLEILDEALTVADAHTA, from the coding sequence ATGAACGCAGAAGCCGACGCCCTCGCCGCCGTGAAAGACGCTGACCGGAAGCACGTCTTCCACTCCTGGTCGGCGCAGGAGCTCATCGATCCGCTCGCCGTGGCCGGCGCCGAGGGTTCGTACTTCTGGGACTACCAGGGCAACCGCTTCCTCGACTTCTCCAGCGCCCTCGTCTACACGAACATCGGCTACCAGCACCCGAAGGTCACCGCGGCCGTCCAGGAACAGGCGGCCAAGCTGTGCACGGTCGCGCCCGGCTTCGCCGTCGACGTGCGTTCCGAGGCGGCCCGGCTGATCGCCGAGCGCACCCCGGGCGACCTCGACAAGATCTTCTTCACCAATGCCGGCGCCGAGGCCGTGGAGAACGCCGTCCGCATGGCCCGGCTGCACACCGGTCGGCCCAAGTTGCTGTCCGCGTACCGCTCGTACCACGGCGCCACCTCCACCGCGATCAACCTGACGGGCGACGCCCGGCGCTTCGGCAACGACTCCGCGACCGCCGGTGTCGTGCACTTCTGGGGGCCGTTCGCCTACCGCTCGCCCTTCTACGCGGCCACCGGGGCCGAGGAGTGCGAGCGGGCCCTGCGCCACCTCGAGGACACCATCGTCTTCGAGGGACCGCAGTCCATCGCCGCGATCATCTTGGAGACCGTCGGCGGCGCCCCGGGCGTGCTCGTGCACCCGGACGGCTACCTCGCCGGCGTGCGCGCGCTGTGCGACCGCTTCGGCATCGTCTTCGTCCTGGACGAGATCATGGTCGGCTTCGGCCGCACCGGAAAGTGGTTCGCCTCCGAGCACTGGGATGTGACCCCCGACCTGATCTGCTTCGCCAAGGGCGTGACCAGCGGATACCTCCCGCTCGGCGGGGTCGCCATCTCGGCCGCCATCGCCGAGACCTTCGCCCGCCGGCCCTACCCGGGCGGCCTCACGTACTCCGGGCACGTGCTGGCCTGCGCGGCCGCCGTCGCGACCATCGGCGTCATGGAGGAGGAGGGCATCGTCGAACAGTCCGCCCGGACGGGTGCGGAGCTGCTCGGCCCCGGCCTGCGCGCGCTCGCCGAGCGGCACCCCTCGGTCGGGGAGGTCCGCGGGCTCGGCACCTTCTGGGCCCTGGAACTGGTGCGGAGCAAGGAGACCCGCGAGCCGCTGGTCCCGTACAACGCCTCCGGGGCGGACAACGCCCCGATGGCCGAGTTCGGGGCCGCCTGCAAGAAGGGCGGGCTCTGGCCGCTGATCGCCGGCAACCGCATCCACATCGCGCCGCCGTGCAACATCTCACCGCAGGACGTCGCCAAGGGGCTGGAGATCCTCGACGAAGCCCTCACTGTGGCGGATGCACACACGGCCTGA
- a CDS encoding histidine phosphatase family protein, giving the protein MKTPLVRVRLITFPLDAAARQGRFGHARPCPGHEGLRGLATGEWAGRTLDEVAGRDPAAVHAWLSDPAYAPPGGESVDALIARVGAELAGLAEGTHRVVVEQAVVRAAVVHALELPAAAFWRLDVRPESVTTLTGRSGRWNLLVGQPQDEQEQDGP; this is encoded by the coding sequence ATGAAGACCCCGTTGGTACGAGTTCGGCTCATCACCTTCCCGCTGGACGCAGCCGCCCGCCAGGGCCGCTTCGGTCACGCCCGGCCCTGCCCGGGCCACGAGGGGCTGCGCGGTCTGGCCACGGGTGAGTGGGCCGGGCGCACCCTGGACGAGGTGGCGGGCCGGGACCCGGCGGCCGTGCACGCCTGGCTGTCGGATCCCGCGTACGCGCCACCGGGCGGGGAGTCCGTGGACGCTCTGATCGCGCGCGTCGGGGCGGAGCTGGCGGGCCTGGCCGAGGGCACGCACCGGGTGGTGGTCGAGCAGGCGGTCGTCCGGGCGGCCGTGGTGCACGCCCTGGAGTTGCCCGCGGCGGCCTTCTGGCGGCTCGACGTGCGGCCGGAGTCGGTGACCACCCTCACCGGGCGGTCGGGGCGCTGGAACCTGCTGGTCGGGCAACCGCAGGACGAGCAGGAGCAGGACGGGCCGTAG
- a CDS encoding FAD-binding oxidoreductase, with product MGKLSIDQLRERVRGAVVTPDDESYDEARKVHNAMIDRRPAAVVHCANAGDVMATVDFARENGLDLAVRGGGHSVPGFGTCDGGVVADLSGMRGVRVDAAGRTARAEGGATWGDFNAATYAFGLATTGGIISTTGVGGLTLGGGIGYLARGLGLSCDNLLSADVVTADGRLVVASEEENADLFWALRGGGGNFGAVTSFEFRLSPVKDIYGGPMLFELEDAPTVLRSFADLIADAPEELGGFPAFQIAPPLPFIPEDRHGDTFALIVACWSGPLDAGERAVGAFRDFAPVVAEHVGPMPYPALNSAFDALVPPGLQHYWKANFVTELTDDVIDAHLRHAPGLPAVNSTVHIYPINGACHRVAPDATAFAYRDASFATVIAGMWPDPAINESATAWVRDYYEATAPHSEEGGYINFMADDDQDRIRTNYKGNYDRLVAVKRAYDPENLFHLNQNIRP from the coding sequence ATGGGCAAGCTCTCGATCGACCAGTTGCGAGAACGGGTACGCGGGGCGGTGGTCACCCCGGACGACGAGTCCTACGACGAGGCGCGCAAGGTCCACAACGCCATGATCGACCGGAGGCCGGCGGCCGTCGTGCACTGCGCCAACGCGGGCGACGTCATGGCCACGGTCGACTTCGCCCGCGAGAACGGGCTCGACCTCGCGGTGCGCGGCGGCGGGCACAGCGTGCCCGGCTTCGGTACCTGCGACGGCGGCGTGGTGGCCGATCTGTCCGGGATGCGGGGCGTCCGCGTCGACGCCGCCGGGCGCACGGCCCGCGCGGAGGGCGGGGCGACCTGGGGCGACTTCAACGCGGCCACGTACGCCTTCGGGCTGGCCACGACCGGCGGGATCATCTCCACCACTGGCGTCGGCGGCCTCACCCTCGGCGGCGGCATCGGCTACCTGGCCCGCGGACTGGGTCTGAGCTGCGACAACCTGCTCTCGGCCGATGTGGTGACCGCGGACGGCCGGCTCGTGGTGGCGAGCGAGGAGGAGAACGCCGACCTCTTCTGGGCGCTGCGCGGCGGTGGTGGCAACTTCGGCGCGGTGACCTCGTTCGAGTTCCGGCTGAGCCCCGTCAAGGACATCTACGGCGGACCGATGCTCTTCGAGCTGGAGGACGCTCCCACCGTGCTGCGCTCCTTCGCCGACCTCATCGCCGACGCGCCGGAGGAGCTCGGCGGCTTCCCGGCCTTCCAGATAGCCCCGCCGCTCCCGTTCATCCCGGAGGACCGGCACGGTGACACGTTCGCGCTGATCGTGGCGTGCTGGTCCGGGCCGCTCGACGCGGGGGAGCGCGCCGTCGGAGCCTTCCGGGACTTCGCGCCGGTGGTCGCCGAGCACGTGGGCCCGATGCCCTACCCGGCGCTCAACAGCGCCTTCGACGCGCTCGTACCGCCCGGCCTCCAGCACTACTGGAAGGCCAACTTCGTCACCGAGCTCACCGACGACGTGATCGACGCGCACCTGCGGCACGCGCCGGGCCTGCCCGCCGTGAACTCGACGGTCCACATCTACCCGATCAACGGCGCCTGCCACCGCGTCGCGCCCGACGCGACCGCCTTCGCCTACCGGGACGCCTCGTTCGCCACGGTGATCGCCGGCATGTGGCCCGACCCCGCCATCAACGAGTCCGCCACCGCCTGGGTGCGCGACTACTACGAGGCGACCGCCCCGCACTCGGAGGAGGGCGGCTACATCAACTTCATGGCCGACGACGACCAGGACCGGATCCGGACCAACTACAAGGGCAACTACGACCGGCTGGTCGCGGTCAAGCGCGCCTACGACCCGGAGAACCTGTTCCACCTGAACCAGAACATCCGGCCCTGA
- a CDS encoding 5-carboxymethyl-2-hydroxymuconate Delta-isomerase codes for MPHAGVDYSDSLTGAFDRRAFALELHALVAEILDTAIGNCKTRFHRLEESVVGEGTDGRAVVVHVEMAIARGRTAQTKSRLTRAVLELVERHTAKATGLEVHASVDVRDLGEAYTKSVATP; via the coding sequence GTGCCCCACGCAGGCGTCGATTATTCGGACTCGTTGACCGGTGCCTTCGACCGCCGGGCGTTCGCGCTCGAACTGCACGCGCTGGTGGCCGAAATCCTCGACACGGCGATCGGCAACTGCAAGACGCGCTTCCACCGGCTGGAGGAGTCCGTCGTCGGGGAGGGCACCGACGGCCGGGCGGTGGTCGTGCACGTCGAGATGGCCATCGCCCGGGGCCGCACGGCGCAGACCAAGTCGCGCCTGACCCGAGCGGTGCTGGAGCTGGTGGAACGCCACACGGCGAAGGCCACCGGCCTGGAGGTCCACGCCTCCGTGGACGTACGGGACCTGGGCGAGGCCTACACCAAGAGCGTGGCGACCCCGTGA
- a CDS encoding PP2C family protein-serine/threonine phosphatase translates to MPYIAVTALSHVGLVREHNEDSLVIGPWTLCGTVTQNPQTLVFPFGRPLVVAVADGLGGQPAGEIASELVVRQLSSLGPTLDGPEAVGDALSICNRAMYSATEGRPELATMGTTVAGALVLADSLLMFNVGDSKVFHAAQDGLRQISVDDSPPPTPGYRTTSAVTQVLGGTRGYNEITPHIEAFSVAEGDRYLVCSDGLTDPVPTEEIEGLLRVHDDGRAAFELWRAAIDAGGPDNITLALLRIGA, encoded by the coding sequence GTGCCGTACATAGCTGTGACCGCCCTGAGTCACGTGGGGCTGGTGCGCGAGCACAACGAGGACAGCCTCGTCATCGGACCGTGGACCCTGTGCGGGACCGTGACCCAGAATCCGCAGACCCTGGTCTTCCCCTTCGGCAGGCCGCTCGTCGTCGCGGTCGCCGACGGCCTCGGCGGCCAGCCGGCCGGCGAGATCGCCAGCGAGCTGGTGGTGCGCCAGCTCTCCTCGCTCGGGCCCACGCTGGACGGCCCGGAAGCCGTCGGTGACGCGCTGAGCATCTGCAACCGCGCCATGTACTCGGCGACCGAGGGCCGGCCGGAGCTGGCCACCATGGGGACCACGGTCGCGGGCGCCCTCGTCCTGGCGGATTCGCTGCTCATGTTCAACGTCGGCGACAGCAAGGTCTTCCACGCGGCGCAGGACGGGCTGCGCCAGATCAGCGTGGACGACAGCCCGCCGCCGACCCCCGGGTACCGCACCACCTCCGCGGTCACCCAGGTCCTCGGCGGCACCCGCGGGTACAACGAGATCACCCCCCACATCGAGGCCTTCTCGGTGGCCGAGGGCGACCGCTACTTGGTGTGCAGCGACGGGCTGACCGACCCGGTGCCGACCGAGGAGATCGAGGGGCTGCTGCGGGTGCACGACGACGGCCGGGCCGCGTTCGAGCTGTGGCGGGCCGCCATCGACGCCGGCGGCCCCGACAACATCACGCTCGCGCTGCTGCGCATCGGCGCATAG
- a CDS encoding cold-shock protein, translating to MASGTVKWFNAEKGFGFIEQEGGGADVFAHYSNIASSGFRELQEGQKVTFDVTQGQKGPQAENIVPA from the coding sequence ATGGCATCTGGCACCGTGAAGTGGTTCAACGCGGAAAAGGGCTTCGGCTTCATCGAGCAGGAGGGCGGCGGCGCCGACGTCTTCGCCCACTACTCGAACATCGCCTCTTCCGGCTTCCGTGAGCTTCAGGAAGGCCAGAAGGTTACCTTCGACGTCACGCAGGGCCAGAAGGGCCCGCAGGCCGAGAACATCGTTCCCGCCTGA
- a CDS encoding GNAT family N-acetyltransferase, giving the protein MPTESVEVRRGLPEGAAARVAELYWEAFGGKLGLALGPAEAGRRFIAGHLHADRAVTALSGGDGQGGGRVIGVAGYQLAGRGLVGGDAAAVMAQYGRVRGLYRVVLLALLERTPARGELVMDGIAVDRAERSRGIGGLLLREIEAIAVEQRCRRIRLDVVAENPRARTLYEKHGFRAVRVQRTPWLRDVLGFGGVTTMHKEVAAR; this is encoded by the coding sequence ATGCCGACGGAGAGCGTGGAAGTACGGCGCGGGCTGCCCGAGGGGGCCGCCGCGCGCGTCGCCGAGCTGTACTGGGAGGCCTTCGGGGGAAAGCTGGGCCTCGCACTCGGCCCCGCGGAGGCTGGACGGAGGTTCATCGCCGGGCACCTGCACGCGGACCGGGCGGTGACCGCGCTGTCCGGCGGCGACGGCCAGGGGGGCGGCCGGGTGATCGGCGTGGCGGGCTACCAGCTGGCCGGGCGCGGCCTGGTCGGTGGCGACGCGGCCGCGGTCATGGCCCAGTACGGGCGGGTCCGGGGCCTGTACCGGGTGGTCCTGCTGGCGCTGCTGGAACGCACCCCGGCCCGCGGCGAGCTGGTCATGGACGGCATCGCCGTGGACCGTGCCGAGCGGAGCCGGGGCATCGGCGGGCTGCTGCTGCGGGAGATCGAGGCGATCGCCGTGGAGCAGCGGTGCCGGCGGATCCGGCTGGACGTGGTCGCGGAGAACCCGCGGGCGCGGACGCTCTACGAGAAGCACGGGTTCCGGGCGGTACGGGTGCAGCGCACGCCCTGGCTGCGGGACGTACTGGGATTCGGGGGCGTGACGACGATGCACAAGGAGGTGGCGGCGCGATGA
- a CDS encoding AfsR/SARP family transcriptional regulator, with translation MRISMLGPLDVRGEDGSGVGVGGTRLRALLILLALEPGRVVASELLVDGIWHDAPPAGATNALQALVSRLRRALPGAAVEAHPAGYRLVVEPDAVDVVRFERLASAGRGALARDPAAAARLLREALELWRGPALLDVAASAPFRAPVTRLSELRMAALEDRIEADLRAGRGRELTGELTALVAEHPLREGLVGALMRALVAAGRPAEALTAYGNAREVLAEELGADPSPELSALHTAVLRGQVEVPAGPPPAPAGAPPPSPSPSPSPPTNLRAGLASFVGRDEDLGHIDSLISRFRLTTLIGPGGAGKTRLAVQSARPLLARFPDGVWLVELGPLGAEADVAPAVLNALGLRDQAPAAGDPLDRLAAALRTRTALLVLDNCEHLVEAAARTADRLLGACPGLRILATSREPLGLTGEALWPVRPLPLPPRDADAAHALSYAAVQLLNDRAAAARSDFAVTEANAPAVTRICRALDGMPLAVELAAARLRTMSAEQLAARLDDRFRLLTGGARTAPRQHRTLRAVVDWSWELLTDAERVLLRRLAAFPGGATVETAEEVCAGGPVEAYDVLDLITSLTDKSLLVTAGDGRYRMLETIRAYGLERLEEAGEREVLRRAHAAHFTGLARTADPYLRRAEQLEWLGRLTEEHDNLAAALRGAIAAGDARAAVRMVAAAGWYWWLGGHKAEGAELAARALALPVPDAADEADAADGDAGADGDDAARAVACALAVLFATAGLGDDRRTGELLRQGMLLAARSGSRHPVVRFLEPLERLLRGAEGGESAVPDAWAGLLTDEDPWVRAQARLEGAKTLLGAGGPPARARASIEAALAGFRGLGERWGTSFALTLLADLVARLGDHRAAIGHYEEAVAVIGELGVVEDRLYAWVRQAQLRGLAGDPAGSAAVMARAERDAVAAGWPEALAMMAHGKADLARWNGEPASARAELARAREAVREVAVHPVFEVVVLDSLAYLDAADGELAAARAHRAEALELAVACGHAPTLAQVLVGVADQAVRLDRPREAARLLAAALAVRGGPDHSRPDAARVEGAARAALGDAFEEYARYEDAGDAPRPAAAGDLARVTLNG, from the coding sequence ATGCGGATCTCGATGCTGGGGCCCCTGGACGTACGGGGCGAGGACGGAAGCGGCGTCGGAGTCGGGGGGACCCGCCTGCGGGCACTGCTGATCCTGCTGGCGCTCGAACCGGGGCGGGTGGTCGCCTCCGAGCTCCTGGTCGACGGGATCTGGCACGACGCTCCACCGGCCGGCGCCACCAACGCCCTTCAGGCACTGGTGTCCCGGCTGCGCCGGGCCCTGCCCGGCGCAGCGGTGGAAGCGCACCCGGCCGGATACCGCCTGGTCGTCGAACCCGACGCGGTGGACGTGGTCCGCTTCGAACGGCTGGCCTCGGCAGGTCGCGGGGCACTGGCCCGGGACCCCGCCGCCGCGGCGCGGCTGCTCCGCGAGGCCCTGGAGCTGTGGCGCGGCCCGGCCCTGCTGGACGTCGCGGCCTCCGCGCCCTTCCGGGCCCCGGTCACCCGGCTGTCGGAGCTGCGGATGGCCGCCCTGGAGGACCGAATCGAAGCGGACCTACGGGCGGGACGCGGCCGGGAGCTGACCGGCGAGCTGACGGCCCTGGTCGCCGAACACCCCTTGCGGGAAGGGCTCGTCGGGGCGCTGATGCGGGCCCTCGTCGCGGCCGGACGGCCGGCCGAGGCGCTCACCGCCTACGGGAACGCGCGCGAGGTCCTCGCCGAAGAGCTCGGGGCGGACCCCTCCCCCGAACTGTCCGCCCTGCACACCGCCGTACTGCGCGGACAGGTCGAGGTCCCCGCGGGGCCGCCGCCCGCGCCCGCCGGAGCGCCACCGCCGTCGCCGTCGCCGTCGCCGTCGCCACCGACCAACCTACGGGCCGGACTGGCCAGTTTCGTGGGCCGGGACGAGGACCTCGGCCACATCGACTCCCTCATCAGCCGGTTCCGGCTCACCACGCTCATCGGACCCGGCGGTGCCGGAAAGACCCGGCTGGCCGTCCAGAGCGCCCGCCCCCTGCTCGCCCGATTCCCCGACGGCGTCTGGCTGGTGGAACTCGGACCGTTGGGCGCGGAGGCCGACGTAGCGCCCGCCGTCCTGAACGCGCTGGGCCTGCGGGACCAGGCGCCCGCAGCGGGTGACCCGCTGGACCGGCTCGCCGCGGCCCTGCGCACCCGTACCGCGCTGCTGGTCCTCGACAACTGCGAGCACCTGGTCGAAGCGGCCGCCCGCACCGCTGACCGGCTGCTCGGCGCGTGCCCCGGGCTGCGCATCCTCGCGACCAGCCGGGAGCCGCTCGGTCTCACCGGCGAGGCGCTGTGGCCGGTGCGGCCGCTGCCCCTCCCGCCCCGGGACGCCGACGCGGCGCACGCCCTGTCGTACGCGGCGGTGCAGCTACTGAACGACCGTGCGGCGGCGGCCCGTTCCGACTTCGCCGTCACCGAGGCGAACGCCCCGGCCGTGACCCGGATCTGCCGGGCCCTCGACGGAATGCCGCTGGCCGTCGAACTGGCGGCGGCCCGACTGCGCACGATGAGCGCCGAGCAGCTCGCGGCCCGGCTCGACGACCGCTTCCGACTGCTGACGGGCGGCGCGCGGACGGCTCCGCGCCAGCACCGGACCCTGCGCGCGGTGGTCGACTGGAGCTGGGAACTGCTGACGGATGCCGAGCGGGTACTGCTGCGCAGGCTCGCCGCCTTCCCCGGCGGCGCCACGGTGGAGACGGCCGAGGAGGTCTGCGCGGGCGGCCCGGTCGAGGCGTACGACGTGCTCGACCTGATCACCTCGCTGACCGACAAGTCCCTGCTGGTGACGGCGGGCGACGGGCGCTACCGGATGCTGGAGACGATCCGTGCGTACGGGCTGGAACGACTCGAAGAAGCCGGTGAGCGGGAAGTGCTCCGCCGCGCGCACGCCGCCCACTTCACCGGGCTGGCCCGGACCGCGGACCCGTACCTGCGGCGGGCGGAGCAGCTGGAGTGGCTCGGGCGGCTGACCGAGGAGCACGACAACCTGGCCGCGGCGCTGCGCGGCGCGATCGCGGCGGGCGACGCGCGGGCGGCCGTACGGATGGTGGCGGCGGCCGGCTGGTACTGGTGGCTCGGCGGGCACAAGGCGGAGGGCGCCGAACTGGCGGCGCGGGCACTCGCGTTGCCCGTCCCGGACGCGGCGGACGAAGCAGACGCGGCCGACGGGGACGCCGGGGCGGACGGGGACGACGCGGCCCGCGCCGTGGCCTGCGCACTGGCGGTGCTCTTCGCCACGGCCGGACTCGGTGACGACCGGCGGACCGGGGAACTGCTCCGCCAGGGGATGCTGCTCGCCGCACGCAGCGGGAGCCGGCATCCGGTGGTCCGCTTCCTGGAGCCGCTGGAACGGCTGCTGCGCGGTGCGGAGGGGGGCGAATCGGCCGTGCCGGACGCGTGGGCGGGGCTGCTGACCGACGAGGACCCCTGGGTCCGCGCGCAGGCCCGGCTGGAGGGTGCCAAGACCCTGCTCGGGGCCGGCGGCCCACCCGCACGGGCGCGGGCCTCGATCGAGGCGGCCCTGGCCGGGTTCCGCGGGCTCGGGGAGCGCTGGGGGACCTCCTTCGCGCTGACGCTGCTGGCCGACCTGGTGGCCCGGCTCGGCGACCACCGCGCGGCGATCGGCCACTACGAGGAGGCCGTGGCGGTGATCGGCGAGCTGGGTGTCGTCGAGGACCGGCTGTACGCCTGGGTCAGGCAGGCGCAGCTGCGCGGGCTGGCCGGGGACCCGGCGGGCAGCGCGGCGGTGATGGCCCGGGCGGAGCGGGACGCGGTGGCGGCCGGCTGGCCCGAGGCGCTGGCCATGATGGCGCACGGCAAGGCGGACCTGGCGCGTTGGAACGGCGAGCCGGCGTCGGCCCGGGCCGAACTGGCGCGGGCCAGGGAGGCGGTGCGCGAGGTCGCCGTGCACCCGGTGTTCGAGGTGGTGGTGCTCGACTCCCTCGCGTACCTGGACGCGGCGGACGGCGAGTTGGCCGCCGCCCGAGCCCACCGCGCCGAAGCGCTGGAGCTGGCCGTGGCCTGCGGTCACGCGCCGACGCTCGCCCAGGTGCTGGTGGGCGTCGCGGACCAGGCGGTCCGGCTGGACCGGCCGCGGGAGGCGGCCCGGCTGCTGGCCGCGGCCCTCGCCGTGCGCGGCGGGCCGGACCACTCGCGCCCCGACGCGGCCCGGGTGGAGGGTGCGGCGCGCGCCGCGCTGGGTGACGCGTTCGAGGAGTACGCGCGGTACGAGGACGCCGGCGACGCGCCGCGGCCGGCGGCCGCGGGGGACCTCGCGCGGGTCACCCTGAACGGTTGA